Proteins found in one Asterias amurensis chromosome 13, ASM3211899v1 genomic segment:
- the LOC139945932 gene encoding beta-1,3-galactosyltransferase 5-like, which yields MPCVNAKRMQVIFLKILSSSAAIVATFMTLSTLLMMNLLNSSPHQHNLHNDDGSTSSRRIKTVPNSFEEQTQNAFDAFTVTVWNPKSYGRSSVPSPSCKPGLTLMIMVTSAPNHYERRKAIRETWGKDWVDPNNTEWRTVFMVGRTTNPTQQLSLEKESQEHGDLLMGNYIDSYKNLTIKVQHGMSWSLETCQPQYLLKTDDDCFVNSKLFTKFLNAQNKKRTKLYAGYAVKNLNVIRDKRSKWYVSRETYQPSEFPVYASGAGYVISHDVLQSMVTAAKFLPAFAAEDAFTGLLAESTNIPLLDSARFALNNMNWRLCNYLYLLVVHGVTPEQQVLGFRYSVECHKKCNSQAEATDWN from the coding sequence ATGCCGTGCGTCAACGCCAAAAGAATGCAGGTgatatttctcaaaatactgAGCTCATCAGCGGCCATCGTGGCTACTTTCATGACGCTCAGTACGTTACTTATGATGAACCTTCTAAATAGCAGTCCACATCAGCATAACTTACACAATGACGACGGCTCAACTTCAAGCCGTCGCATCAAGACAGTTCCAAATAGTTTCGAGGAGCAAACGCAGAATGCATTTGATGCTTTCACCGTGACTGTCTGGAATCCGAAGAGTTATGGAAGAAGTTCCGTACCATCGCCCTCCTGTAAACCCGGCCTGACCCTCATGATTATGGTCACGTCGGCTCCAAATCATTACGAGAGAAGAAAGGCCATCAGGGAGACCTGGGGAAAGGATTGGGTTGATCCCAACAACACTGAATGGAGAACGGTGTTCATGGTTGGTCGGACGACAAACCCAACCCAACAACTCTCACTGGAGAAAGAGAGCCAGGAGCACGGAGACTTACTGATGGGGAACTACATTGACAGCTACAAAAACCTAACCATTAAAGTTCAGCATGGAATGAGTTGGTCCTTAGAAACTTGCCAGCCGCAATATTTACTCAAAACGGACGACGACTGCTTTGTTAATTCCAAGCTTTTCACAAAGTTCCTAAATGCGCAAAATAAAAAACGAACGAAGCTCTATGCAGGGTATGCTGTGAAAAATCTGAATGTTATCCGAGACAAACGGAGCAAATGGTACGTCTCCAGAGAAACTTATCAACCATCTGAGTTTCCCGTCTATGCCAGTGGAGCTGGTTACGTTATCTCACATGATGTCCTCCAGTCAATGGTAACTGCAGCTAAATTCCTCCCAGCATTCGCAGCTGAAGATGCCTTTACAGGTCTACTCGCAGAGTCAACTAACATCCCGCTGTTAGACTCTGCCCGTTTTGCCTTAAACAACATGAACTGGAGATTGTGCAACTACCTTTATTTACTGGTCGTACACGGCGTCACACCTGAGCAGCAGGTTCTAGGATTCCGTTATTCTGTGGAGTGCCACAAGAAATGTAACAGTCAGGCGGAGGCGACAGATTGGAACTGA